Proteins from one Mycteria americana isolate JAX WOST 10 ecotype Jacksonville Zoo and Gardens chromosome 1, USCA_MyAme_1.0, whole genome shotgun sequence genomic window:
- the TSPAN33 gene encoding tetraspanin-33 yields MAGRAAGGAGPHGDDFSFVSPVAKYVLFFFNMLFWMISMVMVAVGVYARLLKHAEAAMACLAVDPAILLIMVGVLTFLITFCGCVGSLRENICLLQTFSVCLTIIFLLQLAAGVLGFVFSDKARGKVSEIINGAIVHYRDDLDLQNLIDFGQKEFSCCGGVSYKDWSQNMYFNCTATNPSRERCSVPFSCCLRNADEAVINTMCGQGMQAMSYLKASAFIYTNGCIDKLVNWIHSNLFLLGGIALGLAVPQLVGILLAQILINQIRDQIKLQLYNQQHRADPWY; encoded by the exons atggcggggcgggcggcgggcggcgccgggccccACGGGGACGATTTCTCCTTCGTGAGCCCGGTGGCGAAGTACGTGCTCTTCTTCTTCAACATGCTCTTCTGG ATGATCTCGATGGTGATGGTGGCCGTGGGGGTCTACGCCCGGCTGCTGAAGCACGCAG AGGCGGCGATGGCCTGCCTGGCGGTGGACCCCGCCATCCTGCTCATCATGGTCGGCGTCCTGACCTTCCTCATCACCTTCTGCGGCTGCGTCGGCTCCTTGCGGGAGaacatctgcctgctgcagaCG TTCTCCGTCTGCCTGACCATcatcttcctcctgcagctggcgGCCGGCGTGCTGGGCTTCGTCTTCTCCGATAAG GCGCGCGGGAAGGTCAGCGAGATCATCAACGGTGCCATCGTGCATTACCGGGATGACCTGGACCTGCAGAACCTCATCGACTTCGGGCAGAAGGAG TTCAGCTGCTGCGGCGGCGTCTCCTACAAGGACTGGTCCCAGAACATGTACTTCAACTGCACCGCCACCAACCCCAGCCGGGAGCGGTGCTCtgtgcctttctcctgctgcctgcggAATGCCGACGAG GCTGTCATCAACACCATGTGCGGGCAGGGCATGCAGGCCATGAGCTACCTGAAGGCCAGCGCCTTCATCTACACCAACGGCTGCATCGACAAGCTGGTCAACTGGATCCACAGCAACCTCTTCCTGCTGGGGGGCATCGCCCTGGGGCTGGCCGTCCCCCAG CTGGTGGGCATCCTGCTGGCTCAGATCCTCATCAACCAGATCAGAGACCAGATCAAGCTACAGCTCTACAACCAGCAGCACCGGGCAGACCCCTGGTACTGA